A single window of Leishmania panamensis strain MHOM/PA/94/PSC-1 chromosome 35 sequence DNA harbors:
- a CDS encoding hypothetical protein (TriTrypDB/GeneDB-style sysID: LpmP.35.4860) translates to MEASSNMMSPNVDVYVLEYLVNMRWLLRYAVHELDPTVEQHYPNFIEQVTQLEAVLSRTTVGRSCTLADLPFGIVRLAREGVLYLLVSDHLLGGCPPTMHAFLQRAAEAVSNGAARASPQRAPANTDLNVSFPSDNDDGDGREKGTSRMTIELDAQPLAAIDPAGEDMLVLVEVKAQGKETQAMLLLLRWLFSEGVLSEDELSATVEMGHMSNGGLSCHTSRVAPAVMEYGRFCRHQQLAHRLAEVVPFFFGAHLLVSRSLLLQYCATLLTTDAVMRHVTHLRSVASSASSCRSALPPPSSVEGALLEWFQAIVDSINGGEDGAVVLARLEDCSPLRAFIQHGPFCEDVMDPADRDFFRLVQSGESVCVVLLFYCPDAVPLAGLSTALRATEGCIQGSLDTGPGLELLHRHLSVHYWNAIVTAARQLGVGTLLTPEEIVTYGGTALPLHLFCFIQQLFAVLATNAEEDVRVSADTAWWEQMKSKDGLTVMMKASGTDSSPNPHDGSDSAATRCKTSTSGAQQVLRRSMQDSFSPFAFATRDACEDATDIGQDRMAFGHDERVQEKRGVALLSSTARVAASLDTGEFHSIKTGVGVPVSGKGNTDEDTTQFSIECARTQREDEIVSRRACEETLETTTSVLRPMVKRRDRTQTHPSAASSRSATTTASLDMLTKVSDLSRHRGQGRADSRTSVFGAHVIDTYTRAAEEEEDAPHGDAAVADVLALPAGRELSDALPTSADTLLHTRAVDAGLNKNAAGTYTELATAPTLWIDKPGVKAPQTPKPLSSKQDETELSVQSAGDGYSDNSNAPVVMRVRGVSGGMSSTSVRAVQLSMTSSLTGSTDFAPQAPPPTVKEARVAAKEIDGSDDLSDLMQTAISSTDSQCASGMSPTPHLRTAAIGTAEPCAMLDDAMTRPLLGSFIAASTVTSAMRSVATHKHDAEDWDKGSDSDKAISRRTSDATSARPSPLKGSSPTIRGKTAVVAKLPSAGATLAVCSRIPRRGSAATPPKRTTSLISCENDSSSPHSCMRPSATDIAAQDEDKTLLREEAETLTRATRTGKRCSPPAEKAEQVGWQPKGPQKGIAVGSDHARVTCDLPMSPVHEQTPTREDGDALPHRIFSPSPVFPGSGAHRDHRHVGENPVESYTSNRTLSEGTSSFEETPLTQVQTCSASEVYGSEYTSLQEDMAASDVDLLRRRHRTAVEESWYSSVSWSYHRTLRSAAGSVASAMPLTQNTAQVRELLDRLTGISLADMVDKDKQELYSVLAQQQAVVNELKAALHSTRTRVGRRGLFCTAGHRPTLQRRRMVQLQLPLEETHARRVKTHVQAGRDILLKACETSGDGAGVGASVMSAATAESGISVANTSQSDFAGQLAETDVSSQMSECHFYPTSVRPPVSS, encoded by the coding sequence ATGGAGGCGTCGTCGAACATGATGAGTCCCAACGTGGACGTGTACGTCCTCGAGTACTTGGTGAACATGCGCTGGCTGCTTCGGTATGCCGTTCACGAACTTGACCCCACTGTAGAGCAACACTACCCGAACTTCATTGAGCAAGTCACCCAGTTGGAGGCTGTGCTGTCCCGCACCACCGTggggcgcagctgcaccctcGCTGATCTACCTTTTGGCATTGTGCGTCTCGCACGGGAAGGCGTGTTGTATTTACTGGTGTCGGATCATCTCCTAGGTGGATGCCCACCGACTATGCACGCGTTCCTACAGCGGGCTGCCGAAGCAGTATCGAAcggtgcagcgcgtgcaTCTCCCCAACGAGCGCCAGCAAACACCGATCTCAACGTGAGTTTCCCAAGCGACaatgacgacggcgacggcaggGAAAAAGGCACTTCAAGAATGACCATAGAGCTTGACGCGCAGCCGCTTGCTGCCATTGACCCTGCCGGTGAGGACATGCTGGTGCTGGTCGAAGTGAAAGCTCAGGGAAAGGAAACGCAGGCAATGCTGCTACTGTTGCGCTGGCTTTTCAGTGAGGGTGTGCTCTCAGAAGACGAGCTTTCGGCAACGGTGGAGATGGGCCATATGAGCAACGGAGGCCTCAGCTGTCACACGAGCCGGGTAGCTCCTGCCGTGATGGAGTACGGGCGCTTTTGCCGGCATCAGCAACTCGCGCATCGCCTGGCAGAGGTGGTACCATTTTTCTTTGGCGCACACCTCTTAGTGTCGCGCTCGCTGCTTCTGCAATATTGTGCAACATTGCTCACCACGGATGCGGTGATGCGCCATGTTACACATCTGCGTTCGGTTGCTTCATCCGCTTCCTCATGTCGCTCCGCACTTCCGCCGCCGTCAAGCGTTGAGGGTGCCCTTCTCGAGTGGTTCCAGGCGATTGTCGACTCCATCAACGGAGGCGAAGATGGAGCGGTAGTTCTAGCGCGCCTGGAGGACTGCTCGCCTCTCCGTGCCTTCATTCAACACGGGCCGTTCTGCGAGGATGTGATGGACCCGGCAGATCGTGATTTCTTTCGACTTGTGCAGAGTGGCGAATCCGTGTGTGTAGTGCTTCTCTTCTACTGCCCAGACGCCGTTCCACTCGCTGGGCTTTcgactgcgctgcgcgcCACGGAAGGCTGCATTCAGGGGAGCCTTGACACCGGCCCTgggctggagctgctgcaccgacaTCTGTCTGTGCACTATTGGAACGCCATCGTAACGGCGGCCCGGCAGCTGGGCGTGGGGACGCTTCTGACGCCTGAAGAGATTGTCACCTACGGTGGCACAGCCCTTCCGCTGCATCTGTTTTGTTTCATCCAGCAGCTCTTTGCCGTGCTCGCCACCAATGCAGAGGAAGATGTGCGCGTGAGTGCTGACACGGCGTGGTGGGAGCAGATGAAAAGCAAAGATGGTCTTACGGTGATGATGAAGGCTTCTGGAACAGACAGCAGCCCGAATCCTCATGATGGGAGTGactcggcagcgacgaggtgCAAAACCTCTACCTCGGGCGCACAACAGGTGCTTCGTAGGTCGATGCAGGACAGTTTTTCGCCCTTCGCGTTCGCGACAAGAGACGCCTGCGAGGATGCCACCGACATCGGTCAAGATCGCATGGCGTTTGGTCATGACGAGCGGGTGCAGGAAAAGCGCGGCGTTGCACTACTCTCTTCGACTGCACGCGTGGCAGCGAGCCTTGACACGGGTGAGTTTCACTCGATTAAAACCGGCGTTGGTGTGCCTGTTAGTGGGAAGGGTAACACCGACGAGGACACAACCCAGTTTTCCATCGAATGTGCGCGCACCCAGCGCGAGGATGAAATTGTTTCGAGGAGGGCATGTGAGGAAACCCTTGAGACGACTACGTCAGTCTTGCGGCCGATGGTGAAGCGTCGCGATCGCACGCAGACGCACCCGagcgctgcctcttctcGGAGCGCGACCACGACGGCGTCGTTAGACATGCTCACCAAGGTATCTGATTTGAGTCGCCACCGTGGACAGGGAAGGGCAGATTCCCGAACTAGTGTATTCGGGGCGCACGTGATTGACACATATACTCgagctgcggaggaggaggaggatgcacCCCATGGGGATGCCGCAGTTGCAGATGTCCTCGCTCTGCCGGCAGGTCGTGAGCTAAGTGATGCCCTACCGACGTCTGCAGACACACTGCTCCACACGAGAGCGGTCGATGCTGGGCTCAACAAGAATGCGGCTGGCACCTACACGGAACTCGCCACGGCGCCTACACTATGGATTGACAAGCCCGGTGTCAAGGCCCCACAGACTCCAAAGCCCCTTTCAAGCAAGCAAGATGAAACGGAGTTGTCGGTGCAGAGCGCTGGTGATGGCTACAGCGACAACAGTAATGCCCCTGTGGTGATGCGGGTTAGAGGGGTTTCTGGAGGTATGTCATCCACTAGTGTGCGCGCAGTCCAGCTGTCTATGACTTCCTCGCTGACAGGCAGCACTGACTTTGCTCCTCAAGCGCCTCCACCGACTGTCAAGGAGGCACGCGTGGCAGCAAAAGAAATTGATGGCAGTGACGACCTCTCAGACTTGATGCAAACAGCAATCTCTTCGACTGACTCGCAGTGTGCATCAGGTATGTCGCCGACACCGCACTTGCGCACTGCGGCAATAGGCACCGCAGAGCCCTGTGCTATGCTTGATGACGCAATGACTCGCCCTCTGTTAGGGAGCTTCATCGCGGCTAGCACTGTCACCTCAGCTATGCGGTCAGTTGCGACTCACAAACACGATGCCGAAGACTGGGACAAGGGTTCAGACAGCGATAAGGCTATCTCGAGGCGGACCAGCGATGCAACATCTGCGAGACCCTCCCCTTTGAAGGGATCGTCACCGACTATCAGGGGCAAGACTGCTGTCGTCGCAAAACTCCCTAGTGCAGGTGCCACACTGGCGGTATGCAGTCGCATTCCTCGTCGAGGGTCAGCAGCGACCCCGCCAAAAAGAACTACGAGCCTCATTTCCTGCGAGAACGATTCAAGCAGTCCACATTCTTGTATGCGCCCTAGTGCAACGGACATAGCAGCCCAAGACGAGGACAAGACGCTCCTCCGTGAGGAGGCAGAGACCCTTACACGCGCGACGCGAACAGGGAAACGATGTTCCCCACCGGCAGAGAAAGCGGAGCAGGTTGGATGGCAACCAAAAGGCCCCCAGAAGGGCATTGCAGTGGGCAGCGACCACGCAAGAGTGACGTGTGACTTGCCGATGTCGCCGGTCCACGAACAAACGCCTACGCGGGAAGACGGTGATGCGTTGCCGCACAGGATTTTCTCCCCGTCACCGGTCTTCCCAGGGTCGGGGGCTCACAGAGATCATCGACACGTGGGAGAGAACCCGGTAGAGAGTTACACTTCGAATCGAACGCTGAGTGAAGGAACCAGCTCTTTCGAGGAGACGCCTCTGACACAGGTGCAAACATGTAGTGCCTCTGAGGTCTACGGCTCAGAGTACACATCGCTGCAGGAAGACATGGCTGCCTCCGATGTGGATCTTCTCCGACGTCGCCACCGCAccgcggtggaggagagctgGTACTCGAGTGTGTCGTGGTCGTACCACCGCAccttgcgcagcgctgcgggtTCTGTAGCTAGCGCTATGCCATTAACGCAAAATACTGCTCAAGTACGAGAGCTGCTGGATCGCTTGACAGGGATCAGCCTGGCAGATATGGTGGACAAGGACAAGCAAGAGTTATACAGTGtcctggcgcagcagcaggctgtGGTCAATGAACTCAAGGCGGCGCTCCACAGCACGCGGACTCGCGTTGGTAGGCGAGGGCTATTCTGTACTGCGGGTCACCGACCAACACTGCAGCGTAGGCGCATGGTGCAACTGCAGTTGCCGCTGGAAGAAACACATGCCCGAAGAGTGAAGACGCACGTCCAGGCCGGAAGAGATATTCTGCTCAAAGCATGTGAGACGTCTGGCGAtggcgctggtgtggggGCCAGCGTAATGTCTGCCGCAACGGCCGAGTCGGGCATTTCTGTCGCGAACACGTCGCAGAGCGACTTCGCTGGGCAGCTAGCCGAGACGGACGTCTCGTCGCAGATGAGCGAGTGTCATTTTTATCCGACCTCCGTGAGGCCACCAGTGTCCTCGTAA
- a CDS encoding phosphatidylinositol N-acetylglucosaminyltransferase, subunit P, putative (TriTrypDB/GeneDB-style sysID: LpmP.35.4870), whose amino-acid sequence MYSSIPRHPVAYTAAVVFFSHCLFFRLTSFLRFLLLPFAPHSPLPQYRGKTSDQQKNLYCSFLLFASHSSTPFSSLMREDSQRAQVAINGFIGSILIVVGSIVYVLWSVLPDEVLHRMHMTYYPDRYWAVAVPAILVMFLVHYFTTSWLLVLVTTHPLTDGRCITDEDSKPDTEIEVGALADSGSSLPPWVDIPVSVASHLLFEPWNKKA is encoded by the coding sequence ATGTACTCGAGTATTCCTCGACATCCAGTAGCTTACACAGCCGCTGTTGTATTTTTCTCCCATTGTCTATTCTTTCGCCTCACATCCTTCCTacgctttctcctcctccctttcgccCCTCATTCCCCTCTGCCACAGTACCGGGGCAAAACCTCGGATCAGCAAAAGAACCTCTACTGCAGctttctcttgtttgcttctcaCTCGTCTacgcccttctcctccctcatgAGGGAGGACAGTCAACGTGCACAAGTTGCCATCAACGGCTTCATTGGCTCCATTCTTATTGTGGTGGGCTCCATCGTCTATGTCCTCTGGTCCGTACTGCCAgatgaggtgctgcaccgGATGCACATGACCTACTACCCGGATCGCTACTGGGCTGTCGCAGTTCCCGCCATTCTCGTGATGTTTCTCGTCCACTACTTCACCACGTCTTGGCTACTGGTGCTTGTCACAACGCACCCGTTGACCGATGGCCGGTGCATCACAGATGAGGACAGCAAGCCGGACACAGAGATCGAGGTCGGCGCACTGGCAGACTCTGGCAGCAGCTTGCCGCCATGGGTAGATATTCCAGTGTCGGTGGCAAGCCACCTCTTGTTCGAGCCGTGGAATAAGAAGGCGTGA
- a CDS encoding hypothetical protein (TriTrypDB/GeneDB-style sysID: LpmP.35.4880), which translates to MSLRQSCLRLQPTALVVSTLCRLLRHCERHPERFELAEMYKVGILLKDPNDVLDLSSNTELLKSLANRYAQIREAASPFQKSLLDAVLPRSQAEAEGGSDAAGTGTPDAELTAGSPSVLDAATPVTANEYFKAIMDLVKDAEAEHYRTFSREARVSERKAPFSDDTSAAGLGEVLGSSRTKALEAHLTSLEPNLRKISPAETCNLIKALAKLNYTNYDRAMLLTRRGCEISGQLKRRELCQLFFNLHKLHTRDSLVAIVNHLLDHMTKLTADDVFLLCQALERQENTSSASQRLLAPLIVQAIRKLPEAPSPGYHRALLVSMARYNVMQPTAVQVVLRDWMEHWKATTSERDLLKVFEAAASLMSASKLEGLEQLVERLTELAPTMEIGNMDRAMDLLSMMPIDMSTTCMMLMLQRLVDEAGRLSVGQVVFILQLLSTYPSAKGHTAVVSMAYAASVRAPSMDTESLESVVISLAMLQLYTDDFYTIAHVLQTQKGGMRSFAAAQELLRHCTPEMAATKRGLGLLANVICTLSPMLNDEELTSCRHALVGLGVQDRDVLQSIFTKAKQLHRIQPTGHSRKKRRGNYDPMEGLL; encoded by the coding sequence ATGTCGCTTCGGCAGTCATGTCTGCGCCTTCAACCGACAGCGCTGGTGGTTTCTACCCTTTGccgactgctgcggcactgTGAGCGGCACCCGGAGCGCTTTGAACTGGCGGAAATGTACAAGGTTGGTATCCTTCTAAAGGATCCCAACGACGTGCTGGACTTGAGCTCGAACACAGAACTCTTGAAAAGCTTGGCGAACCGCTATGCGCAGATCCGCGAGGCTGCCTCGCCTTTTCAAAAATCATTGTTGGATGCGGTACTGCCACGCTCGCAGGCTGAGGCGGAAGGCGGGAGTGATGCAGCAGGGACTGGAACCCCGGACGCGGAGCTGACAGCGGGCTCGCCTAGTGTGTTGGACGCTGCCACGCCGGTGACAGCGAATGAGTACTTCAAGGCCATCATGGATTTGGTGAAGGatgcggaggcggagcacTACCGCACCTTTTCTCGCGAAGCGCGTGTTTCAGAGCGCAAAGCGCCTTTCAGTGATGACACTAGCGCAGCGGGTCTCGGTGAAGTGCTTGGAAGCAGTCGCACCAAAGCGTTGGAGGCGCACCTCACCTCCCTTGAGCCCAACCTTCGTAAAATCTCGCCAGCAGAGACGTGTAACCTTATCAAAGCACTGGCGAAGCTCAACTACACCAATTACGACCGCGCCATGCTGCTGACACGGCGCGGATGTGAAATCTCTGGGCAACTGAAGCGTCGCGAGCTCTGCCAGCTCTTCTTCAACCTGCATaagctgcacacgcgcgacTCCTTAGTCGCCATCGTGAACCACCTACTCGACCATATGACGAAGCTGACAGCCGACGACGTGTTTTTGCTCTGTCAAGCGCTTGAGCGGCAGGAGAAcacgtcgtcggcgtcgcagcgcctcttgGCACCGCTAATAGTGCAAGCTATCAGGAAGCTGCCCGAAGCCCCCTCGCCAGGTTACCATCGCGCCCTGCTAGTGTCTATGGCGCGCTACAATGTGATGCAGCCTACTGCCGTGCAAGTCGTGCTCCGGGATTGGATGGAACACTGGAAGGCGACGACCTCAGAGCGGGATTTGCTGAAAGTGTTCGAagctgccgcgtcgctgaTGTCGGCCTCAAAGTTGGAGGGCTTGGAGCAGCTGGTTGAGCGTCTCACAGAGCTGGCGCCCACGATGGAAATTGGCAATATGGACCGTGCTATGGACCTTCTCTCAATGATGCCAATAGACATGAGTACCACATGCATGATGTTGATGCTGCAAAGGCTCGTTGACGAGGCAGGTCGCCTGAGCGTGGGCCAGGTCGTGTTcatcctgcagctgctctccaCCTACCCATCAGCCAAAGGGcacacggcggtggtgtccATGGCCTACGCGGCATCAGTCCGTGCCCCTTCTATGGACACTGAGTCACTTGAGAGCGTCGTCATATCGCTCgcgatgctgcagctctACACGGATGATTTCTACACCATTGCACACGTGTTGCAGACACAAAAGGGTGGCATGCGTAGCtttgcggcggcgcaggagtTACTCCGGCATTGCACACCGGAGATGGCCGCCACCAAGCGCGGTCTCGGGTTACTAGCGAACGTCATCTGCACTTTGTCTCCGATGCTGAACGATGAAGAGCTCACCTCGTGTCGCCATGCACTGGTGGGCTTGGGGGTGCAAGACCGCGACGTCTTGCAGAGCATCTTTACGAAGGCGAAGCAGCTTCACCGCATCCAGCCCACTGGCCACTCGCGCAAGAAGCGGCGCGGCAACTATGATCCTATGGAAGGTCTGCTctga
- a CDS encoding mitochondrial RNA binding complex 1 subunit, putative (TriTrypDB/GeneDB-style sysID: LpmP.35.4890), translated as MNRAASGAAAGVAVVDLFSSALSTGHRPASLDYIFQRIRLNLVSFNAQDIYQICTVVYNNDTLGMLSDAELMRGIAGAFQRSDQRVLNPFQTSLVMDTLRRAGINASPKEVMVPEEEAISPETLLNVLRAMNVHSGTRDERKIDEVLRKIPALLDDFSPTQLSLALCELAKLRCSNAASMNQMARRLFENTEDLSVMEVSLTTNALAKTRGMPYATVRRAFAMAEQRLSDFQPDDYVTVLLALQTAGKQYSRTFVKLVEAALGKVENLDAITLTEFLVTFTSLDYGKREHIEIFADALVDVASDLDQRHLVQSLVALQRLNLLHDQLFSAFASCLMRYAQTLEPRFISPVMDICSRVSHSTDTLMQVLLGRALECARMLHPNDLADILDTVALYPGARGHAFVEVFGRQARLRLEVFNPVSLARATRGLAHLGYRDVDYYAQAADTGFRFGFKDWTFLEPILMGLCFNKEVPVRTVKVLASFVTPMAKSMSLPEVERANRYLAQLKCEEDHVYRALANRVMHFVKEITPDMPQELQTLVQRGAVNRLTEA; from the coding sequence ATGAACCGTGCAGCTTCCGGGGCCGCTGCaggcgtggcggtggtggacctcttctcctctgcgctcTCGACGGGACACCGCCCCGCATCGCTGGACTATATTTTCCAGCGTATTCGTCTCAATCTTGTTTCATTTAACGCCCAGGACATCTATCAGATTTGCACCGTGGTGTACAACAATGACACGCTGGGCATGTTGAGCGACGCGGAGCTGATGCGCGGGATTGCTGGCGCGTTTCAGCGGTCAGACCAACGTGTGCTCAACCCGTTTCAGACCAGCCTTGTCATGGACACGTTGAGGCGTGCTGGGATCAACGCGTCGCCAAAGGAGGTGATGGTGccagaagaagaggcgatTTCGCCTGAGACGCTGCTCAACGTCCTGCGCGCCATGAACGTGCACAGCGGCACACGCGATGAGCGCAAGATTGATGAGGTGCTGAGGAAAATACCCGCTTTACTCGACGACTTTAGTCCTACCCAGCTATCTCTGGCGCTGTGTGagctggcgaagctgcgctgctccAATGCCGCTTCCATGAATCAGATGGCGAGGCGGCTCTTTGAGAACACAGAGGACCTTAGCGTCATGGAGGTCTCGCTGACGACCAACGCGCTCGCAAAGACTCGGGGGATGCCATATGCAACAGTGCGGCGCGCTTTTGCGATGGCGGAGCAGCGGTTGAGTGACTTTCAGCCGGACGACTACGTCACCGTTCTCTTGGCGCTGCAAACCGCAGGGAAGCAGTACAGCCGCACATTTGTGAAGCTGGTGGAGGCCGCACTCGGCAAGGTAGAAAACCTAGACGCAATCACCTTGACGGAGTTCCTGGTCACCTTCACCTCTCTGGACTATGGAAAGCGCGAGCACATTGAGATTTTTGCGGACGCCCTCGTGGACGTTGCAAGTGATCTCGATCAGCGACATCTGGTGCAGTCGCTTGTCGCACTTCAGCGACTCAATCTTCTGCACGACCAGCTCTTCAGCGCGTTCGCTTCATGCTTGATGCGCTATGCCCAAACGCTGGAGCCACGCTTCATCTCACCTGTAATGGACATTTGCAGCCGAGTGTCCCATAGCACGGATACCCTGATGCAGGTGCTGCTAGGTCGCGCACTCgagtgtgcgcgcatgcTGCATCCGAACGACCTTGCCGATATACTGGATACTGTCGCGCTGTATCCTGGTGCACGTGGACACGCGTTCGTAGAGGTCTTTGGGCGCCAGGCACGACTTCGGCTGGAGGTGTTCAACCCTGTCTCTCTGGCCCGCGCAACAAGGGGGCTGGCCCATCTTGGCTACAGAGATGTGGACTACTACGCACAGGCCGCCGATACCGGGTTTCGCTTCGGGTTCAAGGACTGGACGTTCCTGGAGCCCATCCTCATGGGCTTGTGCTTCAATAAAGAGGTGCCGGTGCGCACGGTGAAGGTGCTCGCCTCCTTTGTCACGCCGATGGCCAAGTCCATGTCACTACCGGAGGTGGAGCGTGCGAATCGGTACCTCGCACAGCTCAAGTGTGAAGAGGATCATGTCTACCGTGCCTTGGCGAACCGTGTTATGCACTTCGTAAAGGAAATTACCCCTGATATGCCACAAGAGCTACAGACGCTGGTCCAGCGAGGGGCAGTGAACCGGCTCACTGAAGCTTGA
- a CDS encoding paraflagellar rod component, putative (TriTrypDB/GeneDB-style sysID: LpmP.35.4900) translates to MEGRLITLPRDGNHKTSIFLSGTAQRCILVVGSQAEGLFATPYTKQLADGLREEWAVAQVVLGSSHVGRCAPGLEADADDVDAALAVLVKEYNMTEIVLYASGTGVQVALEVLASTLRAGVVTRVILHGGIVSPQQSALFSVKATKQRVEVAHALIAERRGDDAAAMAQVYDMTITPARLYRNATLTVQEAVWQPVLGECESTCKQTLRGVTVPTLFLLSTESSYTTTAQGALSKVLRAVRDATGLPTEDVQVTLLPTTIDEHRRFLKGNTELAVQTVSDFLQQADARHEQRKAAAAIMAIEAERNKRIAHVKALCA, encoded by the coding sequence ATGGAAGGTCGTCTTATTACGCTGCCACGTGATGGCAACCACAAGACATCCATCTTCCTCAGTGGCACTGCCCAGCGCTGCATTCTCGTCGTCGGCTCCCAAGCAGAGGGACTGTTCGCTACTCCATATACAAAGCAGTTGGCGGACGGCTTGAGGGAGGAGTGGGCTGTTGCCCAGGTGGTGTTGGGCAGTAGCCATGTCGGCAGATGTGCCCCCGGCCTGGAGGCCGACGCAGACGATGTGGATGCCGCGCTGGCGGTTCTGGTGAAAGAGTACAATATGACTGAGATTGTCCTCTACGCCAGTGGGACTGGTGTGCAGGTTGCACTGGAGGTATTGGCATCGACTCTTCGGGCGGGAGTGGTCACACGCGTTATCCTGCACGGAGGCATCGTGTCGCCGCAACAAAGTGCACTCTTCTCTGTAAAGGCGACCAAACAACGTGTCGAGGTGGCACACGCACTCATCGCAGAGAggcgcggcgacgacgctgcggcgATGGCACAGGTGTATGACATGACGATAACGCCTGCGCGCCTTTACCGGAATGCTACCTTGACGGTTCAGGAGGCCGTATGGCAGCCAGTTTTGGGAGAGTGTGAGTCCACTTGTAAGCAAACGCTGCGCGGGGTGACAGTGCCAACGCTGTTTCTACTATCAACGGAGTCGTCCTACACGACTACTGCGCAGGGTGCCCTGTCaaaggtgctgcgcgcagTGAGGGATGCAACTGGCCTACCCACCGAGGATGTTCAGGTTACGCTgctccccaccaccatcgaCGAGCATCGACGCTTTCTCAAGGGCAACACTGAACTGGCCGTCCAGACAGTCAGTGACTTTCTACAACAGGCTGATGCGCGCCATGAACAACgcaaagcagccgcggcgaTCATGGCCATCGAGGCAGAGCGAAACAAACGAATCGCGCATGTTAAGGCTCTCTGCGCATGA